One genomic window of Aliiroseovarius sp. M344 includes the following:
- a CDS encoding dihydrolipoamide acetyltransferase family protein, with the protein MSQFLMPSLGADMEAGILVEQLIPAGEKVHRGDIIAVVETQKGAIEIEVFEDGTLSEWLIETGTKVPVGTPMAVINGSAKMLSDVPDPTPEVPQPTDPVPPPLTPEVPQPAEPLPIPAIPEEPAPTPDLPELEQRRKVSPAARRKAAQAGIDLSTIQPVGGHIVTLADVVVQTDVKQSEASSGSNLSPMRAAISAAMSRSKREIPHYYLAQTLDLQAAQDFLTALNAERPPQDRFLIVALFAKAIARALKKYPEFNGHFEDGKFVTSEAVHLGLAINLRGGGLVAPAIFDAETRDLDDLMASIRDLIQRVKSGSFRAREMSAPTITLTSLGDRGVDTLFGVIFPPQVAIIGIGTPAPRAVCTARGIEPRLSATITLAADHRTSDGHRGALFLNKINASLQEPETL; encoded by the coding sequence ATGAGCCAGTTTCTTATGCCCTCGCTTGGTGCAGATATGGAGGCTGGAATCTTGGTTGAACAGCTCATTCCCGCAGGTGAGAAAGTGCATCGTGGCGATATCATCGCTGTCGTCGAAACCCAGAAAGGCGCGATCGAGATCGAGGTGTTCGAAGACGGCACGCTGTCGGAATGGCTGATCGAAACGGGGACCAAAGTGCCCGTAGGCACGCCGATGGCGGTGATCAATGGGTCGGCAAAGATGTTGTCGGATGTCCCCGATCCGACGCCGGAAGTGCCGCAGCCCACGGATCCCGTGCCACCGCCCTTAACACCTGAAGTGCCACAGCCAGCAGAGCCTTTGCCCATCCCCGCAATACCCGAAGAGCCAGCCCCAACACCCGATCTGCCCGAACTTGAACAACGCCGCAAAGTTTCGCCAGCAGCACGTCGCAAAGCGGCGCAGGCTGGAATTGACCTGTCGACAATTCAGCCTGTCGGGGGGCATATCGTGACGTTGGCAGATGTGGTGGTGCAGACTGATGTAAAGCAAAGCGAAGCCAGCTCAGGTTCCAATTTGTCGCCGATGCGTGCGGCAATCTCGGCAGCCATGTCTCGGTCTAAACGAGAGATACCGCATTACTATTTGGCCCAGACGCTGGATTTGCAGGCGGCGCAGGATTTTCTGACCGCGCTGAATGCTGAACGTCCGCCGCAAGATCGGTTTTTGATCGTCGCACTGTTTGCTAAAGCAATCGCGCGAGCTTTGAAGAAATACCCAGAATTCAACGGGCATTTCGAGGATGGAAAATTTGTCACCTCTGAGGCGGTGCATCTTGGGCTGGCGATCAATCTGCGTGGTGGCGGATTGGTGGCGCCCGCGATTTTTGACGCAGAAACCCGCGATCTTGATGATCTTATGGCGTCGATCCGCGACCTGATTCAGCGCGTAAAGTCGGGCAGTTTTCGCGCACGTGAAATGTCGGCGCCGACGATTACGCTGACCAGCCTTGGGGACCGAGGTGTCGATACGCTTTTCGGTGTGATTTTTCCGCCGCAAGTGGCGATCATCGGCATCGGCACCCCCGCGCCCCGCGCCGTCTGCACTGCGCGCGGGATAGAGCCACGGTTGTCTGCCACCATCACTCTGGCTGCTGATCACCGCACCAGCGATGGTCACCGAGGCGCGCTTTTCCTGAACAAAATAAACGCATCATTGCAAGAACCGGAGACGTTATGA
- the pdhA gene encoding pyruvate dehydrogenase (acetyl-transferring) E1 component subunit alpha: MKVDTLKPRLDHDHVRDLLHAMIRIRRFEDKCAELYTQQKIRGFLHLYDGEEAIAAGIIPLLGQEDRVVATYREHGHALARGVPMGAVLAEMYGKSEGCAGGRGGSMHLFSRDHNFYGGNAIVGGGLPLAAGLALADRMQGNAAVTVCFFGEGAVAEGEFHEAMNLAALWDLPVLFVCENNGYAMGTALGRSEAETDISEKARSYAVEAETVDGMDVVAVEVAARRALKSIADTGKPYFLECRTYRFRAHSMFDAQLYRSKDEIAEWREKGPILRFQKWLDENGLLHADEVSKLVVAVDEEVADAVSFAEAGTDEPVSRLTDFVMSPDRPTPPEPQPPVNMRPMTYRDAVKEAIVDAMTRDDHVFLMGEDVGQYGGCYAVSKGLLDQFGPDRIRDTPLSESGFTGAGIGAAIAGMKPIVEVMTVNFSLLALDQILNTAATFRHMSNNQFGVPVVIRMATGAGKQLAAQHSHSLEGWYAHIPGLRVLAPATLEDARGMLWTALEDPDPVLIFENVMLYNREGELAENAGPVDIDRAVIRRKGRDISLITYGGSLFKTLEAAEVLESAGVSAEVIDLRSLRPLDMETVKASVARTHRALIVDEGWKTGSLAAEIGMQLAEDSLYDLDAPLGRVCSEEVPIPYAHHLEQAAIPQVDKIVDAVKKMMEQGA, encoded by the coding sequence ATGAAAGTGGACACCCTGAAACCCCGTCTCGATCACGACCACGTGCGTGACCTGTTGCACGCAATGATCCGTATTCGCCGGTTTGAAGACAAATGTGCCGAGCTATACACGCAGCAGAAAATTCGCGGCTTTCTTCATCTTTATGACGGAGAAGAGGCCATCGCCGCCGGGATCATTCCACTGCTTGGCCAAGAAGATCGCGTGGTCGCCACCTACCGCGAACATGGTCACGCTTTGGCGCGTGGGGTCCCTATGGGCGCCGTGTTGGCCGAGATGTATGGCAAATCCGAAGGGTGTGCGGGCGGGCGTGGCGGGTCCATGCATCTGTTCAGCCGCGACCATAATTTCTATGGCGGCAATGCGATTGTCGGAGGGGGTTTGCCTTTGGCGGCGGGATTAGCGCTTGCCGATCGGATGCAGGGCAATGCCGCTGTGACAGTCTGTTTCTTTGGTGAAGGCGCGGTGGCCGAGGGCGAGTTTCACGAAGCAATGAACCTTGCCGCGCTTTGGGATTTGCCCGTGCTGTTTGTCTGTGAGAACAATGGCTATGCCATGGGCACCGCGCTTGGCCGGTCTGAAGCCGAAACGGATATCAGCGAAAAAGCCAGAAGCTACGCCGTCGAGGCCGAGACCGTCGATGGTATGGATGTGGTCGCTGTCGAAGTCGCAGCGCGGCGTGCATTGAAATCCATTGCGGACACCGGAAAGCCCTACTTCCTAGAATGTCGCACCTACAGGTTCCGGGCGCATTCAATGTTTGATGCCCAGCTTTACAGATCCAAAGATGAGATCGCAGAATGGCGCGAAAAGGGTCCGATCCTACGCTTTCAGAAATGGCTTGATGAAAACGGCCTGTTGCATGCTGACGAAGTTTCGAAGCTCGTTGTGGCGGTGGACGAAGAAGTGGCGGACGCTGTGTCCTTTGCGGAGGCAGGCACAGACGAGCCGGTTAGCCGTCTGACCGATTTCGTGATGTCCCCCGATCGCCCCACGCCACCAGAACCGCAGCCACCTGTGAACATGCGCCCAATGACCTATCGCGACGCGGTGAAAGAGGCGATCGTTGACGCCATGACCCGCGATGATCACGTGTTCCTGATGGGTGAGGATGTTGGCCAATATGGAGGCTGCTATGCAGTGAGCAAAGGGTTGTTGGATCAGTTTGGTCCGGATCGCATCCGCGATACCCCCTTGTCGGAATCCGGTTTTACGGGGGCAGGTATTGGCGCGGCAATTGCAGGCATGAAGCCCATAGTAGAGGTCATGACGGTCAATTTTTCATTGCTGGCGCTGGATCAAATTCTGAACACGGCGGCAACGTTCCGCCACATGTCAAACAACCAGTTTGGCGTGCCGGTGGTGATCCGTATGGCGACGGGAGCAGGTAAACAACTGGCAGCCCAACACTCGCACAGTCTGGAGGGCTGGTACGCCCATATTCCGGGTTTGCGTGTGCTTGCACCTGCCACGTTAGAGGACGCGCGCGGGATGCTCTGGACAGCTCTTGAAGATCCAGACCCGGTCCTGATTTTTGAAAACGTGATGTTGTATAATCGCGAAGGGGAACTGGCCGAGAACGCAGGGCCAGTGGATATCGACCGCGCCGTCATCCGTCGGAAGGGCCGTGATATCTCGCTGATCACTTATGGCGGTTCGCTTTTCAAAACACTGGAAGCCGCCGAGGTTTTGGAAAGCGCCGGGGTTTCTGCCGAGGTGATCGACCTGCGATCCCTGCGGCCTCTGGACATGGAAACCGTGAAAGCTTCGGTCGCCCGCACCCATCGCGCCTTGATCGTGGATGAAGGCTGGAAGACCGGAAGCCTTGCTGCTGAAATCGGAATGCAGTTGGCGGAGGACAGCCTGTACGATCTTGATGCGCCCCTTGGTCGCGTGTGCAGCGAAGAGGTGCCGATCCCCTATGCACATCACCTTGAACAGGCGGCGATTCCACAGGTGGACAAGATCGTCGATGCCGTCAAAAAGATGATGGAGCAGGGGGCATGA
- the acsA gene encoding acetate--CoA ligase yields MKQESINKTDRQRKSANLPDYAAFSSSFDWTDARALLDGFDGGKLNIVHEAIDRHVAAGHGDQLALRWISKSGARRDFIYAELQAQTNRFANMLLDLGISRGDRVYSLLGREPELYIAALGTMKAGAVFCPLFSAFGPEPIQSRMHIGEANVLVTSARLYKRKVKQIRDTLPALREVLLIDDMAQDIAETRQMGPMIEAASDKFECVQMDPEDTALLHFTSGTTGKPKGVVHVHQAVVAHHMTGRFALDLRPGDIYWCTADPGWVTGTSYGIIAPLTNRASMIVDEAEFDALRWYDTLEAERVNVWYTAPTAIRMLMKTGDEALAGREFPALRFMASVGEPLNPEAVWWGVEAFGMPFHDNWWQTETGGIMIANYASMDVKPGSMGKPLPGIKAGIVEVTDDGARELTDPLAMGELALRPGWPSMMRGYLHEEARYQKCFRDGWYLSGDLAMRDADGYFWFVGRGDDLIKSAGHFVGPFEVESALVEHPAVAEAGVIGVPDDTVGQIIKAYVALNPGFNPGDDLRLELIGHARKHLGPAVAPKDIVFRENLPKTRSGKIMRRLLKARELGLPEGDISTLESDER; encoded by the coding sequence ATGAAACAAGAAAGTATCAACAAGACTGATCGCCAACGTAAATCGGCAAATTTGCCAGATTACGCCGCGTTTTCTTCTTCGTTTGACTGGACCGACGCCCGTGCGCTGTTGGACGGGTTCGACGGGGGTAAACTGAACATTGTGCACGAGGCGATTGACCGCCATGTGGCTGCAGGGCATGGCGATCAACTCGCGCTTCGTTGGATATCCAAGTCCGGCGCACGGCGGGACTTCATCTATGCCGAGCTTCAAGCTCAGACCAACAGATTTGCCAATATGCTGCTTGATCTGGGGATCAGCCGTGGTGACCGTGTCTATTCCCTGCTGGGCCGCGAGCCCGAGCTTTACATCGCCGCGCTTGGCACGATGAAGGCAGGGGCCGTTTTCTGCCCGCTGTTTTCTGCCTTCGGCCCCGAGCCGATCCAGTCGCGGATGCATATCGGCGAGGCCAATGTGCTTGTGACCTCAGCGCGGCTGTACAAGCGGAAGGTGAAGCAGATACGTGACACGCTGCCTGCGCTGCGCGAAGTGCTGTTGATTGACGACATGGCGCAGGACATCGCGGAAACGCGACAAATGGGGCCGATGATAGAGGCGGCATCGGACAAGTTTGAATGCGTCCAGATGGACCCTGAAGACACCGCGTTGTTGCATTTTACCTCGGGTACGACAGGCAAACCGAAAGGCGTTGTGCATGTACACCAAGCCGTAGTTGCGCACCACATGACGGGGCGATTTGCGCTCGATCTTAGACCCGGCGACATTTACTGGTGCACCGCCGATCCCGGTTGGGTGACTGGCACAAGCTATGGCATCATTGCGCCTTTGACGAACCGCGCCAGCATGATCGTGGACGAGGCTGAATTCGACGCGCTGCGCTGGTATGACACTCTTGAAGCCGAGCGGGTCAATGTCTGGTATACCGCGCCAACCGCGATCCGCATGTTAATGAAAACGGGTGACGAAGCGCTGGCTGGGCGCGAGTTCCCGGCCCTGCGTTTCATGGCCAGTGTGGGCGAGCCGCTGAACCCCGAGGCCGTTTGGTGGGGCGTTGAGGCGTTCGGCATGCCGTTCCACGACAATTGGTGGCAGACCGAAACCGGCGGCATCATGATCGCGAACTATGCGTCAATGGACGTAAAGCCTGGGTCGATGGGCAAGCCGCTGCCGGGTATCAAAGCTGGAATTGTTGAAGTAACTGATGACGGCGCCCGCGAGCTGACCGACCCTTTGGCCATGGGAGAGTTGGCCCTGCGCCCCGGCTGGCCGTCGATGATGCGTGGTTATCTGCACGAGGAAGCGCGGTATCAGAAGTGTTTCCGCGATGGTTGGTATCTGTCCGGTGATTTGGCAATGCGGGATGCGGATGGGTATTTCTGGTTTGTTGGTCGTGGCGATGACTTGATTAAAAGCGCAGGTCACTTCGTTGGACCGTTCGAGGTTGAAAGCGCGCTGGTTGAACATCCCGCCGTCGCCGAAGCTGGTGTGATCGGTGTGCCGGACGATACCGTGGGCCAGATCATCAAAGCTTATGTTGCGCTTAACCCGGGGTTCAATCCCGGTGATGACCTGCGGCTGGAGCTGATCGGCCATGCCCGTAAACACCTTGGCCCAGCGGTTGCACCGAAAGACATCGTTTTTCGTGAAAACCTTCCCAAAACCAGATCAGGCAAGATCATGCGTCGGCTGTTGAAGGCCCGCGAACTTGGCCTGCCAGAAGGCGACATCTCGACATTGGAGAGTGATGAAAGATGA
- a CDS encoding DUF2267 domain-containing protein, with amino-acid sequence MSAQGLEVIDRTVHLTHEWINELTERLDWTSAHDALRLMRATLTAVRDHISHEEAAQLSAQMPLLIRGMFFEGWQPAQTPMRDRNVDHFISRIETTFGASTEYRGPEDITTVFKLLNARISDGEVKDVRGALPEAIRSLWPG; translated from the coding sequence ATGTCTGCCCAAGGTCTCGAAGTCATAGATCGCACCGTGCATCTGACCCATGAATGGATCAACGAGCTGACTGAGCGGTTGGATTGGACCAGCGCGCATGATGCTTTGCGTTTGATGCGGGCCACGTTGACCGCAGTGCGCGACCACATCAGCCATGAAGAGGCCGCGCAGCTTTCCGCGCAGATGCCCTTGCTGATCCGTGGCATGTTTTTCGAAGGTTGGCAGCCCGCTCAGACCCCAATGCGCGACCGTAATGTTGATCATTTCATCAGTCGGATCGAGACGACCTTTGGCGCGTCCACCGAGTACCGGGGCCCCGAGGATATCACGACCGTTTTCAAGCTGTTGAATGCCCGGATTTCAGACGGCGAAGTCAAGGACGTTCGTGGTGCTCTGCCCGAGGCGATACGCAGCTTGTGGCCGGGCTAA
- a CDS encoding ZIP family metal transporter, whose translation MTPFLLGTIGSFCAGMMTAIGALPVLAGRRVSARTNDILLGFAAGVMLSAAFFSLILPGLDRLEQTYNSAWVPASVAVVGILLGAAAVFGMDKAIPHRHFVTGHEGPMTDALRRIWLFVIAITIHNIPEGLAVGIGFGSGDLAAGTSLAIGIGLQNAPEGLAVAVALLSEGYRRKTAFLIAAATGMVEPLAGVIGAAAITYFQVILPWGLMFAAGAMIFVISHEIIPETHRRGHHQAATAGLMIGLVVMLFLDVSLG comes from the coding sequence ATGACCCCGTTCTTGCTGGGTACCATCGGAAGCTTTTGCGCCGGTATGATGACCGCGATCGGCGCATTGCCGGTGCTGGCAGGCCGCCGCGTTTCGGCTCGAACGAACGACATCTTGCTGGGGTTTGCTGCTGGCGTCATGCTTTCCGCTGCGTTCTTTTCCCTGATCTTGCCCGGGCTTGATCGGTTAGAGCAAACCTATAACAGTGCGTGGGTGCCAGCCTCGGTCGCGGTGGTGGGAATCTTGCTGGGGGCGGCCGCTGTCTTTGGCATGGACAAGGCGATTCCACACCGACATTTTGTCACCGGGCATGAAGGTCCCATGACCGATGCTTTGCGTCGGATCTGGCTATTCGTCATCGCGATCACAATCCACAATATTCCTGAAGGCCTGGCCGTCGGAATCGGCTTCGGTTCCGGAGATCTTGCGGCTGGCACGTCACTTGCCATTGGGATCGGCCTGCAAAATGCGCCCGAGGGGCTTGCCGTCGCCGTCGCGTTGCTAAGCGAGGGTTACCGACGCAAGACGGCGTTCCTTATTGCGGCTGCTACAGGGATGGTCGAACCCTTGGCTGGTGTGATTGGCGCTGCCGCCATTACCTACTTTCAGGTCATCCTACCTTGGGGGCTGATGTTTGCTGCTGGTGCGATGATCTTTGTCATAAGCCACGAGATCATCCCAGAAACACACCGCCGAGGTCATCACCAAGCTGCAACCGCTGGGCTGATGATCGGATTAGTCGTAATGCTGTTTCTCGATGTATCCTTGGGCTAG
- a CDS encoding SLC13 family permease: MTEQIAIVLSLLATAMVLLATELIPAELVALLLVAALVISGIHEPEIAFQGFSSETVVMLACVMVLSRRLAESGLMSLAVRKIVRRPHVGPRRTTAALMAVSSLLSTVFTNTSTTAVLIPVVTDIAKRTGLSPKRLLMPVAFASMMGGSATLIGTSTNLATSGALVRSGHPPFAMFEFAVVGIIISLAGILFMAVWGAQMLPETSKNQKETDAPTVHYHAQLVVPEKSTAIGQRVRDLDFDAFALTSLAVSRDRERMAAHPMRKLEAGDRIFVHGSRDAIMHISTDKRFASKTGWQHKQASDQVFAEAVLMPGARWLGQTLHKMRQEFAPALHIHALHRRGQTEAVSIDRMRLKTADRLLLSGASEDLEKLTTDPDLALLMTPEPAPPSRTEGWVTLCVFALAIAAGTVGLVPHSVALLVAVLALILSGRMSLPDAFGKISWRILILIGGMSSFGIAMLHTGTAAWVADIMLDWLSPFGPRAVLLGISLATILLTQPMSNAAAALTVLPIGLEMAEALQVDPRPFAVTIALSASLSFIAPFEPALLLVYAPGNYRLRDFPRAGLPLTILTVGLLLLIVPVLWPLTSASP, translated from the coding sequence ATGACCGAACAAATAGCCATCGTTCTGTCTTTGCTGGCAACGGCAATGGTCTTGCTGGCAACAGAGCTGATACCGGCAGAACTGGTCGCACTTTTACTTGTCGCCGCTCTTGTCATTTCCGGCATCCACGAACCGGAAATCGCATTTCAAGGCTTTTCAAGTGAGACAGTGGTAATGTTGGCCTGCGTTATGGTGCTGTCCCGACGTCTTGCCGAGTCCGGGTTAATGTCGTTGGCAGTCCGCAAGATCGTGCGCCGCCCGCACGTGGGTCCCCGACGGACCACGGCGGCATTGATGGCGGTGTCCTCGTTGCTTTCGACAGTCTTCACCAACACAAGCACGACTGCCGTTCTGATCCCGGTCGTAACGGATATTGCGAAACGTACCGGGCTATCACCAAAACGCTTGCTGATGCCGGTGGCTTTCGCCTCGATGATGGGGGGATCGGCGACCTTGATCGGCACCTCAACTAACCTCGCCACAAGTGGTGCGCTGGTTCGATCTGGGCACCCCCCTTTTGCAATGTTCGAATTTGCCGTTGTGGGCATCATCATTAGCCTTGCAGGCATCTTGTTCATGGCGGTCTGGGGCGCGCAGATGTTGCCGGAAACTTCAAAGAACCAAAAGGAAACCGACGCGCCCACGGTTCACTACCATGCACAGCTAGTGGTCCCGGAAAAATCAACGGCCATCGGACAACGTGTCCGCGATCTTGACTTCGATGCTTTTGCGTTAACCTCGCTCGCTGTCAGTCGAGATCGCGAACGTATGGCAGCACATCCCATGCGCAAACTGGAGGCCGGTGACAGAATCTTTGTTCACGGCAGTCGTGACGCCATCATGCACATATCGACAGACAAACGGTTCGCCAGCAAGACAGGCTGGCAGCATAAGCAAGCCTCTGATCAGGTTTTCGCCGAAGCCGTCCTGATGCCGGGCGCGCGCTGGCTTGGCCAAACCCTGCACAAGATGCGGCAAGAATTCGCGCCCGCGCTACACATTCACGCCCTTCACCGGCGGGGACAGACTGAAGCAGTGTCTATTGACCGAATGCGTCTCAAAACCGCAGATCGTTTGTTGCTGTCCGGCGCGTCAGAAGACCTGGAAAAGCTCACAACCGACCCTGATCTGGCGTTGCTAATGACCCCGGAACCGGCGCCACCATCCCGCACAGAAGGATGGGTTACATTATGCGTGTTTGCGCTTGCCATTGCTGCCGGAACAGTCGGTCTGGTGCCGCACTCCGTCGCGCTTCTGGTGGCGGTACTGGCACTGATCCTAAGCGGACGGATGTCGCTGCCGGATGCCTTCGGCAAGATCAGTTGGCGTATCCTGATCCTGATTGGCGGAATGTCGAGCTTTGGGATTGCAATGTTGCATACTGGTACCGCCGCCTGGGTGGCAGACATCATGCTGGACTGGCTCAGCCCTTTTGGGCCGCGCGCCGTCCTGCTTGGGATTTCGCTGGCAACGATCCTTCTGACCCAGCCAATGTCAAATGCAGCAGCAGCTTTGACTGTGCTGCCCATCGGTTTGGAAATGGCAGAGGCGCTTCAGGTTGATCCGCGCCCATTTGCGGTGACGATCGCACTGTCAGCATCGTTGTCATTTATCGCACCTTTTGAGCCCGCGCTGCTGCTGGTTTATGCACCGGGAAACTACAGATTGCGCGACTTCCCACGGGCTGGATTGCCGTTAACGATACTGACAGTCGGCTTACTGTTGCTGATCGTCCCGGTTCTTTGGCCACTTACGTCAGCCTCGCCGTGA